Proteins from one Niallia circulans genomic window:
- a CDS encoding ABC transporter permease, giving the protein MSVISREVNAVAAIIGRELVRVIRNPVYIVISILFPIIFIGILGGSMSQNLAGNVGYNFMQFMLIGMIVNSMFQASVSGMSQLVEERSSNFTQELFVSPISRYSIVLGKMIGTAFSSMAMLIGIIAVALVLQIPLGGMSFVWLLLLSPLFSLVGAALGIFFISFITDSKVADIGSMLITMPQMFLSGALIPVNHSTGILGFLAHLMPMTYCVDLARAVFYWGDPVYNEIVLFNPGLDLIVIVCFILIFSVIGTILFARSEKNR; this is encoded by the coding sequence ATGTCGGTAATTAGCAGAGAAGTAAATGCTGTTGCAGCTATTATTGGCAGGGAGCTCGTCCGGGTCATCCGCAATCCTGTATATATCGTGATAAGCATTTTGTTTCCGATTATCTTTATTGGCATTCTCGGCGGCAGCATGTCGCAAAATCTCGCCGGCAATGTAGGTTATAATTTTATGCAGTTCATGCTGATTGGCATGATTGTCAATTCAATGTTTCAAGCATCCGTTAGCGGAATGAGCCAGCTTGTCGAGGAAAGAAGCTCTAACTTCACGCAAGAGCTGTTCGTTTCGCCCATTTCGAGATATTCAATTGTATTAGGAAAAATGATTGGTACAGCCTTTTCAAGCATGGCAATGTTAATTGGCATTATAGCAGTTGCGTTGGTTCTGCAAATCCCACTGGGAGGAATGTCCTTTGTTTGGCTATTGTTGCTGTCTCCCCTTTTCAGTCTCGTCGGTGCAGCGCTAGGAATTTTCTTTATTAGTTTTATCACAGACAGCAAAGTAGCCGATATCGGCTCCATGCTTATAACGATGCCGCAAATGTTTTTATCTGGAGCATTGATACCTGTTAATCATTCAACAGGCATACTCGGTTTTCTGGCACATCTTATGCCAATGACCTACTGTGTTGATTTAGCTAGAGCTGTTTTTTATTGGGGTGATCCCGTTTATAATGAAATTGTGTTGTTTAATCCAGGACTCGACTTAATTGTCATTGTCTGCTTCATCCTGATTTTTTCTGTAATTGGTACAATTCTGTTTGCACGTTCAGAAAAAAATCGATAA